From Camelus bactrianus isolate YW-2024 breed Bactrian camel chromosome 16, ASM4877302v1, whole genome shotgun sequence, the proteins below share one genomic window:
- the GHDC gene encoding GH3 domain-containing protein, whose product MLLSLLLLLLLLLLLLLPPLAVLRWPQSQNARLSWLVSLQHRVAQGALHWAAAWQQKRLEQSTQSAGQSQQQALRWCLQGAQGPRWPLSGSTDMSTFRNHLPLTKASQVQEEESRGQLLPPTPNQYHGEASLQATLLGLAALNKAYPKVLAPGGRALVTPSSPWLYPLPWPWQFLGLVSPPGAKDARALLLEALRFPGLRALEARTAVELLDVFLGLEADGEELAEAIATGNPGAPLPTRAAELQEALEQGPRGLALRLWPNLQVVVTLDAGGQAEAVAALGALWCQGLAFFSPAYAASGGVVGLSLWPDQPHGLYLLLPEAPFIELLPLKEGDWEEAAPTVLLAEAQKGEKYELVLTNHASLTRCCLGDVVQVVGAYNQCPVVRFIYRLGQTLSVRGENTGEDVFSEALDQAVRQWPGAKLLDHGCVESSILDSSEGSAPHYEVFVALKGLRNLSEENRDKLDHCLQETSAGYKSLRFRGSVGPAQVHVVGQGAFRALRAALAACPSSPFPPEMPRVLRHRHLAQLLQKRVVS is encoded by the exons ATGCtgctgtcactgctgctgctcctcctcctcctgctgctgctgctgctgccaccactggCCGTGCTCCGGTGGCCACAGTCTCAGAATGCCAGGCTGTCCTGGCTTGTCAGCCTCCAGCACCGTGTGGCCCAGGGGGCCCTGCACTGGGCCGCCGCCTGGCAGCAGAAGAGACTAGAGCAGAGCACACAGAGCGCAGGCCAGAGCCAGCAGCAGGCCCTGAGGTGGTGTCTGCAGGGAGCCCAGGGTCCCCGCTGGCCCCTCAGCGGGAGCACAG ATATGAGCACCTTCCGGAATCATCTTCCTCTGACCAAGGCCAGCCAGGTCCAGGAGGAAGAAAGTAGGGGGCAGCTCTTGCCCCCTACCCCAAACCAGTACCATGGGGAGGCCTCTTTGCAG GCCACCTTGCTGGGTCTGGCGGCCTTAAACAAGGCCTACCCGAAAGTGCTGGCTCCGGGGGGCAGGGCCCTCGTGACCCCTTCCTCCCCTTGGCTCTACCCACTCCCCTGGCCTTGGCAGTTCCTGGGCCTGGTGAGTCCCCCTGGAGCCAAGGACGCTAGGGCCCTGCTGCTGGAGGCGCTGAGGTTCCCAGGGCTGCGGGCACTGGAAGCCAGGACAGCCGTCGAGCTCCTGGACGTCTTCTTAGGCCTGGAGGCCGATGGTGAAGAGCTGGCTGAGGCAATAGCTACTGGGAACCCAGGAGCGCCTCTCCCCACACGGGCTGCTGAACTGCAGGAGGCCCTGGAGCAGGGACCCCGAGGACTGGCCCTTCGGCTCTGGCCAAATCTGCAGGTGGTGGTGACTCTGGACGCCGGAGGCCAGGCCGAGGCTGTGGCTGCCCTGGGGGCCTTGTGGTGCCAAGGGCTAGCCTTCTTCTCGCCTGCTTACGCTGCCTCTGGAG GGGTAGTGGGCCTGAGTCTGTGGCCAGACCAGCCCCATGGGCTCTACCTTCTGCTCCCGGAAGCCCCTTTTATTGAGCTGCTGCCACTCAAGGAAGGAGACTGGGAAGAGGCTGCCCCCACCGTCCTGCtggctgaggcccagaaaggcgAGAAATACGAGCTGGTGCTGACCAACCACGCCAGCCTCACCAG GTGCTGCCTGGGCGACGTGGTCCAGGTGGTCGGTGCCTACAATCAGTGTCCAGTCGTCAGGTTCATCTACAG GCTGGGCCAGACCCTGAGTGTTCGAGGAGAGAACACTGGTGAGGACGTGTTCTCTGAGGCCCTGGACCAGGCGGTGAGGCAGTGGCCGGGGGCCAAGCTGTTGGACCATGGCTGTGTGGAAAGCAGCATTCTGG ATTCCTCAGAGGGCTCTGCCCCCCACTATGAGGTGTTTGTGGCACTGAAGGGGCTGAGGAACTTGTCAGAGGAAAATCGAGACAAG CTTGACCACTGCCTTCAGGAAACCTCTGCTGGCTACAAGTCTCTGCGGTTCCGGGGCAGTGTGGGCCCTGCCCAAGTCCACGTGGTAGGGCAGGGGGCCTTCAGAGCTCTTCGGGCAGCCCTTGCTGCCTGCCCCTCGTCCCCTTTCCCTCCTGAGATGCCCCGGGTCCTCCGGCACAGGCACCTGGCCCAGCTCCTGCAGAAGAGAGTGGTGTCCTGA